DNA sequence from the Teretinema zuelzerae genome:
ACTGCTCTCCCGTCGTCTGGTTGCGCATCTTCCCCTGCGCGTCTATCTCCCAGCCGGCTTCGCGAAAAAGGCGGAGGGCCTCCCGCATCTGGGGCCGAATATTCCCCGTGCCCGCCGTTTCCGGGGGCCGGTATTCTTCCGTAAACACGCGGGGATCCAGAGACTCGCGGATCGGCTCCAGAATCGCGAGCTCGGCGGGAGTCGGAAGCCCGCGGGCTTCGTACGGCGTATTGGTGAAGTAGCTGCGGCTCCGCACATACTGGCCGTAGAAAAAGTTCTTGTTCATCCACTCGAAGTCCATCGCGCAGCCGACCGCCTCGCGCACCCGCCGGTCGCTGAAAATCGCCCGCTCCGTGTTGAAGGTGAACGCAGACATGCCCTGGGGGCGCAGGTCGGGAATCGTTTCCCGCTTGATCAGGCCGCGCTCGAACTGCTTGCCCGTATAGAGAGTCGCCCAGTTCTTCGCGATGTTTTCCAGATAGAAATCATACTCGCCGGCCTTGAAAGCCTCGAAGGCGACCGTATCGTCGCGGTAGTACTCGAACCGTATATAATCGAAATTATTCAAGCCGCGGTTGACCGGGAGATCCGCCGCCCAGTACTCCTTCACCCGCTCGTACACCAGGTACTGGCCGATCTTGTAATCGGACACCGTGTACGGTCCTGAGCCCATGGGAACCTCGGTCAACGGGTCCGCGAGGTTGCGGGAAGACCACCAGTGCTTCGGAAGCATCTTCAATCCCGCGAGCGAAAGCGCCATGCTCCGGTCCGGAACCGGCAGCTCGAAGCGCACCCTCCGGTCGTCGAGCACGACGGCCTTCACGTCCTTATAATACATCCTGAACTGGGGAACGCCCTCCGCCATGAACTTTTCGAAGGAAAAAGCGGCGTCCCGGGCGGTCAGAGCGACGCCGTCGCGCGAGCGGACGCGCGGATCTATA
Encoded proteins:
- a CDS encoding extracellular solute-binding protein yields the protein MKRLTAAAAVFLGSALLWGSDVTVARSVAVQGVPKYADGFEHFDYANPGAPKGGTLRRGTTGTWDNFNRYASRGVSGAGAGDLFYDTLMAGSLDEADVYYPLVAEKVEYPRDFSWIIFHIDPRVRSRDGVALTARDAAFSFEKFMAEGVPQFRMYYKDVKAVVLDDRRVRFELPVPDRSMALSLAGLKMLPKHWWSSRNLADPLTEVPMGSGPYTVSDYKIGQYLVYERVKEYWAADLPVNRGLNNFDYIRFEYYRDDTVAFEAFKAGEYDFYLENIAKNWATLYTGKQFERGLIKRETIPDLRPQGMSAFTFNTERAIFSDRRVREAVGCAMDFEWMNKNFFYGQYVRSRSYFTNTPYEARGLPTPAELAILEPIRESLDPRVFTEEYRPPETAGTGNIRPQMREALRLFREAGWEIDAQGKMRNQTTGEQFRFELLVYSPAMERIASPLKRNLERMGILMDIRIVDTTQYTNRMRNRDFDLIDQGYGALYYPSTDLELPWKSAYIDSTYNLAGVRDPAIDYLVDGIVANQENAEGLLAWGHALDRALTWNFYVIPRWHLAQYRVAYWDRFDRPATPPRYDLGLDSWWFDPERDRLLRGGTTGKDAGGKPAKGASK